A genome region from Lucilia cuprina isolate Lc7/37 chromosome 3, ASM2204524v1, whole genome shotgun sequence includes the following:
- the LOC111680806 gene encoding furin-like protease 2, which produces MPCASCHSSCDTCNGSAESQCITCRSGRYALDGKCLNHCPDGYYADKKRQECVACPTGCATCTINGFCLTCLQNWTRNKKGKCIITGSENCEESEYYDNNHCHPCHSTCETCDGPTESNCLSCPQSLLLQNNHCVSSCDDGFYMEAGVCAKCLHTCTQCVSRMNCTACAKGLQLQSGECRTTCADGYYSDRGTCAKCYLSCHTCSGPRRDQCVQCPSGWQLAGGECHPECPEGFYKSEFGCQKCHHYCKTCNGAGPLACTSCPAHFMLDGGLCMECLGSQYYDSPTQTCKTCHESCRSCTGPGQYSCQTCAFPLHLDRLNNQCVPCCANDASPEDQSCCHCDKDTGGCINASPAGKRRIAAAAEQQQFGSSYGNSGGLYGNLLDDTDGSSTGVSGLFSRVGSPLTTITAIAVAACLLIVTVFAVIFAVLQRSTNHPARKTTKYNKIPTNGRRKNRITSSSTLLKVDAEANLGEEDEEDEEEEEEEIDYERQVQTQQQQQHGEINIEDEDDDEEEDLELYNLNRNSKKLAQHSKKQTEELNTFVRVPLKKTKSQEQRETQRT; this is translated from the exons atgcC ctGTGCTTCATGCCATTCATCTTGCGACACTTGCAACGGTTCAGCGGAATCACAATGCATCACTTGTCGTTCCGGTCGTTATGCTCTCGATGGTAAATGTTTAAATCACTGTCCAGACGGTTACTATGCTGATAAAAAACGCCAAGAATGTGTAGCGTGTCCGACGGGTTGCGCCACATGCACGATCAATGGTTTTTGTCTAACATGCCTGCAAAATTGGACTCgcaataaaaaaggaaaatgtatCATTACCGGTAGTGAAAATTGCGAAGAAT cTGAATACTATGATAACAACCATTGTCATCCATGTCATAGCACTTGTGAGACATGTGATGGACCCACCGAATCAAATTGTTTAAGTTGTCCCCAAAGTCTGCTGTTGCAAAACAATCACTGCGTTAGCTCTTGCGATGATGGTTTCTATATGGAAGCTGGCGTTTGTGCTAAATGTCTACATACATGTACTCAATGTGTCTCACGTATGAATTGTACGGCCTGTGCCAAAGGATTACAACTACAAAGTGGTGAATGTCGTACTACCTGTGCCGATGG TTATTATAGCGACCGTGGCACCTGTGCCAAGTGTTATCTCAGCTGTCATACCTGCAGTGGTCCGCGTCGTGATCAATGCGTTCAATGCCCCAGTGGTTGGCAGTTAGCTGGTGGTGAATGTCATCCTGAATGTCCCGAAGGTTTTTATAAGTCAGAGTTTGGTTGTCAAAAGTGTCATCATTATTGTAAAACTTGTAATG GTGCTGGTCCATTAGCTTGTACCTCATGTCCTGCACACTTTATGTTGGATGGTGGTCTCTGTATGGAATGTTTAGGTTCACAATACTACGATTCACCAACGCAAACGTGCAAAACATGTCATGAATCATGTCGTTCTTGCACAGGACCCGGCCAATATTCCTGTCAAACCTGTGCCTTTCCCCTACATCTAGATCGTCTCAATAATCAGTGTGTACCCTGTTGTGCCAACGATGCTTCGCCCGAGGATCAATCCTGCTGTCACTGTGATAAAGATACCG GTGGTTGTATAAATGCTTCGCCTGCTGGCAAACGTCGCATAGCAGCCGCAGCCGAACAGCAACAATTTGGTAGTTCCTATGGCAATAGTGGCGGTCTTTATGGGAATTTACTAGATGATACAGATGGTTCGTCAACAGGTGTTAGTGGTTTATTCTCACGTGTCGGTTCACCGTTAACAACTATAACAGCTATTGCGGTTGCTGCCTGTCTACTTATTGTTACTGTATTCGCTGTCATATTTGCCGTCTTACAG cGCTCCACAAACCACCCGGCCCGTAAAACAACTAAGTACAATAAAATACCCACCAATGGACGTCGGAAAAATCGTATTACCTCATCAAGTACTCTACTAAAAGTTGATGCTGAAGCTAATCTCGGAGAGGAGGATGAAGAGgacgaagaagaagaagaagaggaaATCGACTATGAAAGACAAGTGCaaacacagcaacaacaacaacatggtGAGATAAATATCGAAGATGAAGACGATGATGAAGAGGAAGATTTAGAATTATATAATCTAAATAGAAATTCTAAAAAACTAGCACAACATTCCAAAAAACAAACGGAAGAACTGAATACATTTGTGAGAGTGCCactgaagaaaacaaaaagtcaaGAGCAAAGGGAAACACAAAGGACatag